The Oceanicaulis sp. nucleotide sequence ATGCCGGTCTTCCTCAGCCTCACCGAAGGCGAGGACGAGGCGAGCCGCCGGCGCACGGCCATCACTGCGACCATCGCCACCCTGGTGGCGTGCTTCGCGGTGGCGCTTCTGGGCAAACAGATCCTCGGCCTGTTCGGCATCGCCATCGACAGCTTCAGGATCGCCGGCGGCATCCTTCTGTTCTCGATCGCGCTGACGATGATTTCCGGCGCGCGTCACGCCTCGAGCGCGGGCAGCGAGCGCGAGCGCGGCCAGATGCAGAAGGTCGACAATCCGGCCGTCTACCCCTTCACCATCCCTATGACGGTAGGCCCGGGCACGATCGCCACGCTGATCATCTTCTCAGAACAGGTCACAAACCCGATGAAGGCGGGCGTGTTCGCCGCCGTGGTGGTGATCGTGGTCGCGCTTCTGTGCGCGGCGCTGCTCATCGCCCCGCTGATCGACCGTGTGATCAGCCAGACCGCCCGCACCGTCTCGATCCGCATCATGGGCATCATCCTCGCCGCTCTGGCGGTCGAGTTCGTGATCGTGGGCCTCAGGGGCTCGGGCCTGATCGGGCCTGCGGCGGGCGCGCTTTAGATTCACTCCGGGCCAAACCGCGTCTCTTCCCTCCCCCTCCGCGGGGAGGGTGGGCCGGCGCGAAGCGCCGGGTCGGGTGGGGGGAGCGCCATGTTTTGCGAACGCGGCATGTGCGATCCCACCCCACCCGTCCGCTTCGCGGACACCCTCCCCGTCAAGGGGAGGGAAGGAAACGGCGGTTGCGGTTTCGCGAAGCTTCAGATCGCCGTCTCGCCTGCCGGCTCGCGGAGATTATACCGCGAGCTCATCACCGCGCCGTAGGCGCCGGCGTCGGCGATCAGCATGACGTCGCCTTCGAACGTCTCGGGCATCAGCCGCTCCGCGCCGAGAAGATCGGCGCTTTCACAGATCGGCCCGACGATCGAGGCGAGGCCCGCAGGCGCTTCGCCCAGCCGGGTGAGGTTCGCCATTTCGTGCCGCGCGCCGTAGAGCGCAGGCCGGATCAGCGAGTTCATGCCTGTCCCCAGGCCGATGAAGCGCGCGCCGAAGGCGTGCTTGACCTGGGTGACGCGAGCGAGCAGCACGCCGGCCTCGGCGACCGGGTAGCGGCCGGGCTCCATCCAGAGCCGGTATTGCGGATGCGCCTTCTTCAGCGCAGCGAGATCTTCGTCGACCTTTGACAGGTCCAGCGCCGGCGCGTCGGGACGCTCGGGCACGCCCAGGCCGCCGCCGACATTGAGCACCCGGACGTCCCCAAAGGCGTCGGCGGCGCCGGCGAGGATGAGGCCGATCTCGCGCCAGTGGCCCGGCTCGATCACGCCCGAGCCGGCGTGCGCGTGAAGGCCGACGACCCGCGCTCCGGCGCGCTCGGCCGCCTCGCGGGCTTCAGGCAGGGCGGCGAGCGGTACGCCGAACTTCGCCTTGGGCCCGGCGGTCTTCACATGCTGATGGTGGCCGCGCGGCCGGTCGGGATTGACCCGCAGGATCACGTCCGCGCCCTTGAACACGGCGGGCCATTCCTTCAGCGGATGCAGCCCGTCGATGGTCAGGTTCACGCCCAGCGCCCGCGCCGCCTCGTATTCCGAGCGGTGGGCGAAATTCGGCGTGAACAGGATCTCGTCGGCGAGAATGTCGGCGAACGTCTCGCGCAGGCGCATGATCTCGCCGGGGCTGACGCATTCAAAGCCCAGCCCGGCCTGCCGGATCGCTTCGAGCACGGAAGGCTCGTTGTTCGCCTTCATGGCGTAGAAGGCGCGGTCGAGGCTTTTCAGCCCCGCCACAGCCGACGCGCGCGCGCGGACCGTGTCGAGATCGTAGACGTAGAGACCGCCGGTCTGCGGGGCGAGGTCGAGCAGCGCCTGGCGCTTTTCCATCCACCATGGATCGGGGCGCGGGGCCCGGGCGCCGGCCTCAGACTGAAGCTCCGACCAGCTCGGCCCGAAGACGGGGCCTTCCGGCGCGGGGCTGATCAGCTCCTCATGCAGGCGCGCGGCGAGCGCGCGGCCTTCGCTTTCATTGACCACCACGGTGAAGTTGAGGTCGTTCGCCGCCTGGCTCACCAGAAGGATCGGCTTGTCCTGGAACATCTCCAGCGCCGGGGCGAGCTGATGCAGGATGCGCCGGATGCCGTAGCCCAGAAGGCTGACCGCGGCCGCGTTCTCGATGATCTTCACCCGGCAAAGCGGCTCGAGCTCGGCCTTGAGGCGCGTCAGCCGGGCTTCGTCGAGACCGGGATCGGGATCGAGGCTGACGGTGACGTTGGTTTCCGAGGTGGAGACCAGATCCACCGAAACGCCGACCCGCTTGAACACGGCGAACACGTCGGCGAGAAAGCCGGCCTGCCGCCACATGCCCGAGCCTTCCATCACGACAAGGCGCACGCCGGACTTCACCGAGACTGCTTTCAGGCGCGGCGCGTCGTCGCCGGGCTGGCTGGTGATTGCGGTGCCCGGAAGCTCGGGCCGCAGCGTGGAGCGCACCTCCATCGGCACCCCGGCGCGCCGGGCCGGGCCGATCGAGCGGGGGTGCAGCACCTTGCCGCCCATGGTGGCGATTTCCTGCGCCTCTTCGTAGCTCAGCGCGCGCAGATGGCGCGCGCCGGAGGTCAGCCGTGGATCGGCGCTGAACAGCCCCGGCACGTCGGTCCAGATTTCGAGCTTTTCGGCCTGCAGCTTTCCGGCGAAATAGGCCGCCGAGGTGTCCGACCCGCCCCGGCCGAGAAGCACCGTCTCGTCCCGCCCGTTGCGCGCGATGAAGCCCTGGGTCAGCACCAGCGCGTGGTCTTTGAGCCGCGCCTGCAGCGCAGGGTCGGCCGTATCGGAGGCGGCGTTGTCGAGATAGGCGCGGGCGTCCGATCCGTCATTGAGCGCAGCCAGCGCCTCGCGCGCGTCCAGCGGGCTTGGATCGAGCCCTTCGGCCCTGAGCTGTTCGAGTCCGAGCCGGCTCGCCATCAGCTCGCCCAGAGCCATCAGCTCGGCGCGCACGCGCGGGCTCGCCTCGCCCACAAGCGAAATCCCCGCGCAAAGCCGGTCCAGCGTCTCGAACTCGGCGGCGAGCAGCGTATCGGCGTCGAGCCCGGCTTTCGTGGCGAAATCACGATGGCGCGCCTTCACAGCCCCCGCCGCGGTCTCGCCGCCGCCTGACAGCGCCGCGCCGGGCAGGGCTTCGAGCAAGTTGGACACACCCGCGATCGCGGAATGGACGACCAGAACCTTGCCGCCGGCCTCAAGGCGTTTTCGCGCGAGCGCGGCGATCGTCGTCCAGCGCTCGGGTTCGGCGACGGACACGCCGCCGAATTTCATCACGGTCCAGGAAGCGGTGCGAGGTTCGGTCATCGAAGATCCGGTCGGGGCGGGAAAAAATCGGAGCCGGACATAGCGCGTCGGGCCGCTCGCGCCTAGCGTGGAAGGGCGCGCTGATGCGCACGCCGGTGAACGCGGCGGGACGGATGCGCTTTCATATCCGGCGCGAAACGGCTATCCAGCCGCTTTAAGACCATCGATTTTCAAGGAGGCCCGATCATGGCCGACGAACCCCATCGCATCACCTTCGTGGCGAAGACGTTTTCAGCCGCCGCGCTCGAATTTCACCGCGGGCGTATGGCCGATCGCGGCTACCGCATGGAAGGCCGCATCGAGCCGACCGTGTTCCAGATGATCGAAGAGGACGGCGAAACCAAGCCGGCCTTCGGCGGCGATCCGTATTTCACCGTCACTTTCGTCAAGCGCGAGGACTAGATGGGGTCGAGCGGGGCGGTGTCCGCCGAAGCGGTGGAGAAGACCTTTCGGCGCGCGAAAACCGCCGAAGAGGCCGTGGACCGGCTGAGCGCGCTTTACCAGGCCTCGGTCGACGCGCTGCGCGACGAGCTGAAAATCTATCTCGACGGCGGACCGCCGCCCAGCGAAGCCGAGCGCTTCGCCGGCGCTTTCGCCTATCCCGAGCTTCGGATCACCTATCTGCCCGAAGGCCCCGTGCCGCCGATCAGCCGGGCTTTCGGCAAGTTTTCCGAGGCGGGGGTCTATTCGCAGACCGTCACCCATCCCGAGCACTTCCGGCGCTATCTGACCCGGCAGATCACGCTTCTCGCCGAGGAATACCCGATCCGGATCGAGACCGGCCTGTCGACCCAGGAGATCCCCTTCTCCTACGTGCTCGACGGCGCGGAAGGTCTCGACATGGACGCGGCGAGCCCGGCCGAGCTGGTCCGTCATTTTCCCTACGCCGATCTGGCGCGCATCGACGACGCGCTGCCCAACGGCGACCGGGGATCGAGCGCGGCGTCGAGCCGTCCGCTCTCGCTTTTCGACGCCTCGCGCACCGATTATTCGCTGCAGCGAATCAAGCACTACACCGGCACCCCGATGGAGGACGTGCAGGACTTCATCCTGTTCACGAACTACCACCGGTATGTCGACGCGTTCGTCGAGTGGGCGGCCGAGCAGCTCAAGGGCGACAACGAGTACGAGGCGCTGAGCGCGGCCGGTTTCGTCCGGGTCGACGCGAACACCGAAGACCCGGTCGGGGAGGTCTCCGCCGCGCCCTGGCGGCGCTTCCAGATGCCGGCCTATCACCTGATCGCGCCCGAAGGCCGGGGCATCACCCTGGTCAATATCGGCGTCGGTCCATCGAACGCGAAGACGATCACCGACCACCTTGCGGTGCTGCGTCCCGAGTGCTGGCTGATGGTCGGCCATTGCGGCGGCCTCAGGCACTCCCAGCGGCTGGGCGACTACGTGCTCGCGCACGCCTATCTCCGCTATGACAGCGTTCTGGACCGCGACCTTCCGGTGGAGATCCCCATCCCGCCGATCGCGGAGATCCAGGTGGCGCTGCAACGCGCCGTGGAGACCGTGTCCGGCGACAAGGGCGATACGCTCAAGCGCCGGCTGCGCACCGGGACGGTCGTGACCTACGCGGACCGGAACTGGGAGCTGCGCTACAATCAGGAAGCCCGCCGCATCAACCAGTCCCGCTCGATCGCGGTGGACATGGAAAGCGCGACGATCGCAGCAAACGGCTTCCGGCTGCGCGTGCCCTACGGCACGCTTCTGTGCGTCTCCGACAAGCCGTTGCACGGTGAGCTGAAACTGCCCGGCGCGGCGAACCGCTTTTACCAGAAATCGGTCTCCGAGCACCTCGCCGCCGGGATCGAGGCGGTCGAGATCCTCAAGCGCGAAGGCAGCGCGGCGCTGCATTCGAGAAAGCTCAGAAGCTTCGACGAACCGCCCTTCAGGTGAGGCGGCCAGGTTTTGGCGTAGTGAGCGCGGACGGGCTCTGCCGCCGCCCGGCCCGGCTGCGTCTGCGCGCCGCCGCGCCTTCCAGCGCCAGTTCGCCGATCCGCCAGACAAAGCCCACGAGAGCGGGCGCGCCCACGAAAACACCCAGCGCGTCGGGGCTGGCGATGAACTCGGCCCTTTCGAACGCCGCCGGAAGCGCAGCGCGCGCGACCGAATAGGCGCAAAGGCCTGCAAGCCCGCCTGCGATCGCCGCGCCGATCGGGTTCTCGGGCGCCGGGCTCGCCACCGGGATCGACCGGAAGATCACGCCGCGGCCGAGCCAGGCGAAGACGATCGCGCCCACATTCGCCGCCAGCAGTGCGGAGACCGCCACCCTCACGAGCGCCGGTCCGCCGGTCGACGGGGTGACGCTGCCCGGCTCCGCGCCGGCGAGCCAGATGAGGGCCGCGGGCAGGACCGCGTCAATGAAGGGAAAGCTGAGCGCGAACGCGCCGAGCCCCGCGGCCAGCGCGATATTGCGCAAAAGCCGGGACTGCGCGCGGGGTTGTGGGGCGTCGGCGAGCGCCATGGCGAGCGATCGGTCTTCCTGTATCGGCGCGCCGGCGCATGTCGTCCGAGCGACAGGGAGCGGCGCGATCTCGCCTCGTCCAACGCCGCCGGCCCGCCCCGGTTCCGGCGGGCGGCTTGCCGCCGCGCGCGGCCTCGGGTTTAGTGAAGGCGCGCCGGCGGGGGCCGGCGCGGCGCTGCGACGGCTTCGAGGGAGCCGGCGAATTACGGCGCGGCAGGGGGGGAAGCGAGGATGGCGACTTCGTTCGCAGCACGTCTGCGCGCGCCGATACTGGCCGCTTTCGCAGCGCTGGCGACGATGACGTCAGCGTCGGCCGGCGAGCCGGACGGCGCCCCGCCCGAGCCTGTAGAGCCCCAGACCATAGGCGTATTCGGCGACAGCCTGGCCGACGGGCTGTGGGCCGGACTGAACGGCGCGTTTCGCCGCGACGACCGCGTCGCGTCGGTGGAGCGCCTGAGCGAGGTGTCCACCGGTCTCGCCAACTGGGTCTATCGCGACATCGCCGAGAAGACCGAGATTCAGCTCTCCGAGCGGGGCTACGACATCGCGGTGGTCATGTTCGGCTCCAACGACATGCAGGGCATTCGCGACGCGAACGGCGGCGTGCACCGGTTCAGATCGGAAAGCTGGGAAGCGGTCTACCGTGACCGCATCGACCAGATCCTGGCCCAGCTGATCGATCACGGCGCGACGGTCTACTGGGTCGGTCTGCCGGTGATGCGCTCGGACCGCTACGACGCGAATGTGCGCTATCTGAACAGCCTGTTCGAGGAGCACGCCGAGGCCGCAGGCGCGGTCTACGTCTCCACCCGTGCGGTGACTGAAGGTGCGGACGGCGGGTACGCCGCCTATCTGCCCGACGCGCGCGGCGTCGACCGGCTGATGCGCGCCGATGACGGCATCCATTTCACCTTGCCCGGCTATCGCCGCCTCGCGGGACCGGTGGTCGAGGCGATCGAGTACGGCTGGGCGAACCCGCCAGAGCCGGCCGCCGAAGCGCGAGACGGTGAATTCGAAATGCTGAACGTGCTCCAGATG carries:
- a CDS encoding MarC family protein; translation: MDVEFFTRFLAALFAMLNPLAAMPVFLSLTEGEDEASRRRTAITATIATLVACFAVALLGKQILGLFGIAIDSFRIAGGILLFSIALTMISGARHASSAGSERERGQMQKVDNPAVYPFTIPMTVGPGTIATLIIFSEQVTNPMKAGVFAAVVVIVVALLCAALLIAPLIDRVISQTARTVSIRIMGIILAALAVEFVIVGLRGSGLIGPAAGAL
- a CDS encoding DUF459 domain-containing protein, translating into MATSFAARLRAPILAAFAALATMTSASAGEPDGAPPEPVEPQTIGVFGDSLADGLWAGLNGAFRRDDRVASVERLSEVSTGLANWVYRDIAEKTEIQLSERGYDIAVVMFGSNDMQGIRDANGGVHRFRSESWEAVYRDRIDQILAQLIDHGATVYWVGLPVMRSDRYDANVRYLNSLFEEHAEAAGAVYVSTRAVTEGADGGYAAYLPDARGVDRLMRADDGIHFTLPGYRRLAGPVVEAIEYGWANPPEPAAEARDGEFEMLNVLQMEIGGELWICRRPEDDPFAALGEPAGR
- a CDS encoding bifunctional aspartate kinase/diaminopimelate decarboxylase; protein product: MTEPRTASWTVMKFGGVSVAEPERWTTIAALARKRLEAGGKVLVVHSAIAGVSNLLEALPGAALSGGGETAAGAVKARHRDFATKAGLDADTLLAAEFETLDRLCAGISLVGEASPRVRAELMALGELMASRLGLEQLRAEGLDPSPLDAREALAALNDGSDARAYLDNAASDTADPALQARLKDHALVLTQGFIARNGRDETVLLGRGGSDTSAAYFAGKLQAEKLEIWTDVPGLFSADPRLTSGARHLRALSYEEAQEIATMGGKVLHPRSIGPARRAGVPMEVRSTLRPELPGTAITSQPGDDAPRLKAVSVKSGVRLVVMEGSGMWRQAGFLADVFAVFKRVGVSVDLVSTSETNVTVSLDPDPGLDEARLTRLKAELEPLCRVKIIENAAAVSLLGYGIRRILHQLAPALEMFQDKPILLVSQAANDLNFTVVVNESEGRALAARLHEELISPAPEGPVFGPSWSELQSEAGARAPRPDPWWMEKRQALLDLAPQTGGLYVYDLDTVRARASAVAGLKSLDRAFYAMKANNEPSVLEAIRQAGLGFECVSPGEIMRLRETFADILADEILFTPNFAHRSEYEAARALGVNLTIDGLHPLKEWPAVFKGADVILRVNPDRPRGHHQHVKTAGPKAKFGVPLAALPEAREAAERAGARVVGLHAHAGSGVIEPGHWREIGLILAGAADAFGDVRVLNVGGGLGVPERPDAPALDLSKVDEDLAALKKAHPQYRLWMEPGRYPVAEAGVLLARVTQVKHAFGARFIGLGTGMNSLIRPALYGARHEMANLTRLGEAPAGLASIVGPICESADLLGAERLMPETFEGDVMLIADAGAYGAVMSSRYNLREPAGETAI
- a CDS encoding AMP nucleosidase; the protein is MGSSGAVSAEAVEKTFRRAKTAEEAVDRLSALYQASVDALRDELKIYLDGGPPPSEAERFAGAFAYPELRITYLPEGPVPPISRAFGKFSEAGVYSQTVTHPEHFRRYLTRQITLLAEEYPIRIETGLSTQEIPFSYVLDGAEGLDMDAASPAELVRHFPYADLARIDDALPNGDRGSSAASSRPLSLFDASRTDYSLQRIKHYTGTPMEDVQDFILFTNYHRYVDAFVEWAAEQLKGDNEYEALSAAGFVRVDANTEDPVGEVSAAPWRRFQMPAYHLIAPEGRGITLVNIGVGPSNAKTITDHLAVLRPECWLMVGHCGGLRHSQRLGDYVLAHAYLRYDSVLDRDLPVEIPIPPIAEIQVALQRAVETVSGDKGDTLKRRLRTGTVVTYADRNWELRYNQEARRINQSRSIAVDMESATIAANGFRLRVPYGTLLCVSDKPLHGELKLPGAANRFYQKSVSEHLAAGIEAVEILKREGSAALHSRKLRSFDEPPFR
- a CDS encoding AMP nucleosidase; its protein translation is MADEPHRITFVAKTFSAAALEFHRGRMADRGYRMEGRIEPTVFQMIEEDGETKPAFGGDPYFTVTFVKRED